A part of Rhodamnia argentea isolate NSW1041297 chromosome 8, ASM2092103v1, whole genome shotgun sequence genomic DNA contains:
- the LOC115741171 gene encoding HIPL1 protein isoform X2 encodes MRGSLAMKMVLLSLLLSLLVHCSASYPLCTDLRAPFNADNAGLAFCRYNGSICCNSSQDLQLQKQFKAMNVSDPGCASLLKSVLCARCDPFSGELYQVEQAPRAVPVLCNSSVSANSTRSQLYILDFCSNLWDKCHNTSILNSPFAFESKAKTTAGFGSRISDSWSSAAEFCNEFGGASDNTSVCFSGGPVKLAGAENSSTPSGVCLEKLGNGSYLNMVAHSDGSNRVFLSNQPGKIWLATIPKQGSGEILGINESSPFLDLTDEVHFESELGMMGLALHPNYQNNGRFFVSFNCDKVKWPECSGRCSCNSDVGCDPSKIGPDNGANPCQYHSVISEFTTNQSSPSGTVIPKEVRRIFTMGLPFSAHHGGQILFGPKDGYLYFMMGDGGSIGDPYNFSQNRKSLLGKIMRLDVDNLPNSTMISKSGLWGNYSVPEDNPFSVDKELASEIWALGFRNPWRCSFDLERPSYFLCADVGQDLYEEVNIVTKGGNYGWRVYEGPILYHPPQNPGGNTSASSIKPIFPVMGYNHSQLQNPQGSASITGGYFYRSMVDPCLYGRYMYADLYGSGGIWVGTENPENSGNFTSAQVPYGCAKDSPIQCGAEDESLPALGAIFSFGQDNSKDTFVLTSSGLYRIVSPSRCNFACSKETVTPRSPPASNPPPPPPSTSMAMPWRHRGPGFSLLSPVISYIFLFGMCCNL; translated from the exons ATGAGAGGCTCTCTGGCGATGAAGATGGTCCTTCTCAGCCTCCTGCTCTCACTGCTGGTCCACTGTTCTGCTTCATACCCCTTGTGCACTGATTTGA GAGCACCTTTCAATGCTGATAATGCCGGTCTCGCCTTTTGCCGATACAACGGCAGTATTTGCTGCAATTCCTCTCAGGATTTACAGCTGCAGAAGCAATTCAAAGCGATGAACGTCTCAGACCCTGGTTGTGCTTCTCTTCTAAAGTCGGTTCTTTGCGCG AGATGTGATCCATTCTCGGGCGAACTGTATCAAGTCGAACAAGCACCTCGTGCAGTTCCTGTTCTCTGCAATTCTTCAGTTTCCGCGAATTCCACCCGGTCCCAACTCTACATACTTGATTTCTGCTCGAATCTCTGGGACAAGTGCCACAACACATCCATATTAAAttctccttttgcttttgaaagtAAAGCCAAAACAACAGCCGGTTTTGGAAGCAGGATATCCGATTCATGGAGTTCAGCAGCAGAGTTTTGCAATGAATTCGGCGGAGCTTCTGATAATACCTCAGTGTGCTTCTCCGGTGGACCGGTCAAATTAGCAGGTGCCGAGAATTCAAGCACCCCGAGTGGTGTTTGCCTCGAGAAACTCGGGAACGGTTCCTACCTCAATATGGTAGCTCATTCTGATGGTTCAAATCGCGTGTTCTTATCCAATCAACCCGGAAAAATATGGCTCGCGACAATCCCCAAGCAGGGTTCAGGAGAGATACTTGGAATTAATGAGTCAAGCCCCTTCTTGGATCTGACCGATGAAGTACATTTTGAGAGTGAGCTTGGGATGATGGGACTGGCATTGCATCCGAATTACCAAAATAACGGCCGgttctttgtttccttcaacTGTGATAAGGTCAAGTGGCCTGAATGTTCCGGTAGGTGTTCATGCAACTCGGACGTGGGATGCGATCCTTCGAAGATAGGACCGGACAATGGGGCAAACCCTTGCCAATATCACAGTGTCATATCAGAGTTCACCACCAATCAGTCTTCACCG AGCGGCACTGTCATTCCAAAGGAAGTGAGGAGAATATTCACAATGGGCCTCCCGTTCAGTGCTCATCACGGCGGTCAAATTCTTTTTGGACCGAAAGATGGGTACTTGTACTTCATGATGGGCGA CGGAGGGAGTATCGGCGATCCCTACAACTTCTCTCAGAACAGAAAATCCTTGCTTGGAAAGATTATGAGGCTTGATGTTGATAACTTACCAA ATTCGACAATGATTAGTAAATCTGGGCTGTGGGGAAATTATTCTGTTCCTGAAGACAATCCGTTTTCCGTAGATAAGGAATTAGCTAGCGAAATTTGGGCCTTGGGATTCAGGAATCCTTGGCGATGCAGCTTTGACTTGGAAAGGCCTTCGTACTTTCTCTGCGCAGATGTTGGCCAG GATCTGTATGAAGAGGTGAACATAGTCACTAAAGGTGGAAACTATGGATGGCGTGTCTACGAGGGCCCGATCCTGTATCATCCCCCACAAAACCCCGGCGGTAATACATCTGCTAGCTCCATCAAGCCTATCTTCCCTGTGATGGGATATAATCACTCCCAGCTCCAGAATCCCCAAGGTTCTGCATCGATCACCGGAGGCTACTTTTATCGGTCCATGGTAGATCCGTGCTTGTATGGAAG ATACATGTATGCGGATCTGTACGGCAGTGGCGGCATCTGGGTGGGCACAGAGAATCCTGAGAACAGCGGCAACTTCACCAGCGCTCAAGTCCCTTACGGTTGCGCAAAGGACTCTCCCATACAGTGCGGTGCTGAGGATGAGTCGTTGCCTGCTCTAGGCGCGATATTCTCTTTCGGCCAGGACAATAGTAAGGACACTTTCGTATTGACAAGCAGCGGATTGTATAGAATCGTGAGTCCTAGTCGGTGCAACTTTGCTTGCTCCAAAGAAACGGTGACCCCTCGTAGTCCTCCAGCGTccaaccctcctcctcctcctccgtccaCTTCAATGGCGATGCCATGGAGGCACCGAGGGCCAGGGTTCTCACTTCTCAGTCCCGTCATTTCTTACATATTCTTGTTCGGTATGTGCTGCAATTTGTAA
- the LOC115741171 gene encoding HIPL1 protein isoform X3, giving the protein MNVSDPGCASLLKSVLCARCDPFSGELYQVEQAPRAVPVLCNSSVSANSTRSQLYILDFCSNLWDKCHNTSILNSPFAFESKAKTTAGFGSRISDSWSSAAEFCNEFGGASDNTSVCFSGGPVKLAGAENSSTPSGVCLEKLGNGSYLNMVAHSDGSNRVFLSNQPGKIWLATIPKQGSGEILGINESSPFLDLTDEVHFESELGMMGLALHPNYQNNGRFFVSFNCDKVKWPECSGRCSCNSDVGCDPSKIGPDNGANPCQYHSVISEFTTNQSSPSGTVIPKEVRRIFTMGLPFSAHHGGQILFGPKDGYLYFMMGDGGSIGGGSIAGGSIGDPYNFSQNRKSLLGKIMRLDVDNLPNSTMISKSGLWGNYSVPEDNPFSVDKELASEIWALGFRNPWRCSFDLERPSYFLCADVGQDLYEEVNIVTKGGNYGWRVYEGPILYHPPQNPGGNTSASSIKPIFPVMGYNHSQLQNPQGSASITGGYFYRSMVDPCLYGRYMYADLYGSGGIWVGTENPENSGNFTSAQVPYGCAKDSPIQCGAEDESLPALGAIFSFGQDNSKDTFVLTSSGLYRIVSPSRCNFACSKETVTPRSPPASNPPPPPPSTSMAMPWRHRGPGFSLLSPVISYIFLFGMCCNL; this is encoded by the exons ATGAACGTCTCAGACCCTGGTTGTGCTTCTCTTCTAAAGTCGGTTCTTTGCGCG AGATGTGATCCATTCTCGGGCGAACTGTATCAAGTCGAACAAGCACCTCGTGCAGTTCCTGTTCTCTGCAATTCTTCAGTTTCCGCGAATTCCACCCGGTCCCAACTCTACATACTTGATTTCTGCTCGAATCTCTGGGACAAGTGCCACAACACATCCATATTAAAttctccttttgcttttgaaagtAAAGCCAAAACAACAGCCGGTTTTGGAAGCAGGATATCCGATTCATGGAGTTCAGCAGCAGAGTTTTGCAATGAATTCGGCGGAGCTTCTGATAATACCTCAGTGTGCTTCTCCGGTGGACCGGTCAAATTAGCAGGTGCCGAGAATTCAAGCACCCCGAGTGGTGTTTGCCTCGAGAAACTCGGGAACGGTTCCTACCTCAATATGGTAGCTCATTCTGATGGTTCAAATCGCGTGTTCTTATCCAATCAACCCGGAAAAATATGGCTCGCGACAATCCCCAAGCAGGGTTCAGGAGAGATACTTGGAATTAATGAGTCAAGCCCCTTCTTGGATCTGACCGATGAAGTACATTTTGAGAGTGAGCTTGGGATGATGGGACTGGCATTGCATCCGAATTACCAAAATAACGGCCGgttctttgtttccttcaacTGTGATAAGGTCAAGTGGCCTGAATGTTCCGGTAGGTGTTCATGCAACTCGGACGTGGGATGCGATCCTTCGAAGATAGGACCGGACAATGGGGCAAACCCTTGCCAATATCACAGTGTCATATCAGAGTTCACCACCAATCAGTCTTCACCG AGCGGCACTGTCATTCCAAAGGAAGTGAGGAGAATATTCACAATGGGCCTCCCGTTCAGTGCTCATCACGGCGGTCAAATTCTTTTTGGACCGAAAGATGGGTACTTGTACTTCATGATGGGCGACGGAGGGAGTATCGGCGGAGGGAGTATCGCCGGAGGGAGTATCGGCGATCCCTACAACTTCTCTCAGAACAGAAAATCCTTGCTTGGAAAGATTATGAGGCTTGATGTTGATAACTTACCAA ATTCGACAATGATTAGTAAATCTGGGCTGTGGGGAAATTATTCTGTTCCTGAAGACAATCCGTTTTCCGTAGATAAGGAATTAGCTAGCGAAATTTGGGCCTTGGGATTCAGGAATCCTTGGCGATGCAGCTTTGACTTGGAAAGGCCTTCGTACTTTCTCTGCGCAGATGTTGGCCAG GATCTGTATGAAGAGGTGAACATAGTCACTAAAGGTGGAAACTATGGATGGCGTGTCTACGAGGGCCCGATCCTGTATCATCCCCCACAAAACCCCGGCGGTAATACATCTGCTAGCTCCATCAAGCCTATCTTCCCTGTGATGGGATATAATCACTCCCAGCTCCAGAATCCCCAAGGTTCTGCATCGATCACCGGAGGCTACTTTTATCGGTCCATGGTAGATCCGTGCTTGTATGGAAG ATACATGTATGCGGATCTGTACGGCAGTGGCGGCATCTGGGTGGGCACAGAGAATCCTGAGAACAGCGGCAACTTCACCAGCGCTCAAGTCCCTTACGGTTGCGCAAAGGACTCTCCCATACAGTGCGGTGCTGAGGATGAGTCGTTGCCTGCTCTAGGCGCGATATTCTCTTTCGGCCAGGACAATAGTAAGGACACTTTCGTATTGACAAGCAGCGGATTGTATAGAATCGTGAGTCCTAGTCGGTGCAACTTTGCTTGCTCCAAAGAAACGGTGACCCCTCGTAGTCCTCCAGCGTccaaccctcctcctcctcctccgtccaCTTCAATGGCGATGCCATGGAGGCACCGAGGGCCAGGGTTCTCACTTCTCAGTCCCGTCATTTCTTACATATTCTTGTTCGGTATGTGCTGCAATTTGTAA
- the LOC115741171 gene encoding HIPL1 protein isoform X1: MRGSLAMKMVLLSLLLSLLVHCSASYPLCTDLRAPFNADNAGLAFCRYNGSICCNSSQDLQLQKQFKAMNVSDPGCASLLKSVLCARCDPFSGELYQVEQAPRAVPVLCNSSVSANSTRSQLYILDFCSNLWDKCHNTSILNSPFAFESKAKTTAGFGSRISDSWSSAAEFCNEFGGASDNTSVCFSGGPVKLAGAENSSTPSGVCLEKLGNGSYLNMVAHSDGSNRVFLSNQPGKIWLATIPKQGSGEILGINESSPFLDLTDEVHFESELGMMGLALHPNYQNNGRFFVSFNCDKVKWPECSGRCSCNSDVGCDPSKIGPDNGANPCQYHSVISEFTTNQSSPSGTVIPKEVRRIFTMGLPFSAHHGGQILFGPKDGYLYFMMGDGGSIGGGSIAGGSIGDPYNFSQNRKSLLGKIMRLDVDNLPNSTMISKSGLWGNYSVPEDNPFSVDKELASEIWALGFRNPWRCSFDLERPSYFLCADVGQDLYEEVNIVTKGGNYGWRVYEGPILYHPPQNPGGNTSASSIKPIFPVMGYNHSQLQNPQGSASITGGYFYRSMVDPCLYGRYMYADLYGSGGIWVGTENPENSGNFTSAQVPYGCAKDSPIQCGAEDESLPALGAIFSFGQDNSKDTFVLTSSGLYRIVSPSRCNFACSKETVTPRSPPASNPPPPPPSTSMAMPWRHRGPGFSLLSPVISYIFLFGMCCNL; the protein is encoded by the exons ATGAGAGGCTCTCTGGCGATGAAGATGGTCCTTCTCAGCCTCCTGCTCTCACTGCTGGTCCACTGTTCTGCTTCATACCCCTTGTGCACTGATTTGA GAGCACCTTTCAATGCTGATAATGCCGGTCTCGCCTTTTGCCGATACAACGGCAGTATTTGCTGCAATTCCTCTCAGGATTTACAGCTGCAGAAGCAATTCAAAGCGATGAACGTCTCAGACCCTGGTTGTGCTTCTCTTCTAAAGTCGGTTCTTTGCGCG AGATGTGATCCATTCTCGGGCGAACTGTATCAAGTCGAACAAGCACCTCGTGCAGTTCCTGTTCTCTGCAATTCTTCAGTTTCCGCGAATTCCACCCGGTCCCAACTCTACATACTTGATTTCTGCTCGAATCTCTGGGACAAGTGCCACAACACATCCATATTAAAttctccttttgcttttgaaagtAAAGCCAAAACAACAGCCGGTTTTGGAAGCAGGATATCCGATTCATGGAGTTCAGCAGCAGAGTTTTGCAATGAATTCGGCGGAGCTTCTGATAATACCTCAGTGTGCTTCTCCGGTGGACCGGTCAAATTAGCAGGTGCCGAGAATTCAAGCACCCCGAGTGGTGTTTGCCTCGAGAAACTCGGGAACGGTTCCTACCTCAATATGGTAGCTCATTCTGATGGTTCAAATCGCGTGTTCTTATCCAATCAACCCGGAAAAATATGGCTCGCGACAATCCCCAAGCAGGGTTCAGGAGAGATACTTGGAATTAATGAGTCAAGCCCCTTCTTGGATCTGACCGATGAAGTACATTTTGAGAGTGAGCTTGGGATGATGGGACTGGCATTGCATCCGAATTACCAAAATAACGGCCGgttctttgtttccttcaacTGTGATAAGGTCAAGTGGCCTGAATGTTCCGGTAGGTGTTCATGCAACTCGGACGTGGGATGCGATCCTTCGAAGATAGGACCGGACAATGGGGCAAACCCTTGCCAATATCACAGTGTCATATCAGAGTTCACCACCAATCAGTCTTCACCG AGCGGCACTGTCATTCCAAAGGAAGTGAGGAGAATATTCACAATGGGCCTCCCGTTCAGTGCTCATCACGGCGGTCAAATTCTTTTTGGACCGAAAGATGGGTACTTGTACTTCATGATGGGCGACGGAGGGAGTATCGGCGGAGGGAGTATCGCCGGAGGGAGTATCGGCGATCCCTACAACTTCTCTCAGAACAGAAAATCCTTGCTTGGAAAGATTATGAGGCTTGATGTTGATAACTTACCAA ATTCGACAATGATTAGTAAATCTGGGCTGTGGGGAAATTATTCTGTTCCTGAAGACAATCCGTTTTCCGTAGATAAGGAATTAGCTAGCGAAATTTGGGCCTTGGGATTCAGGAATCCTTGGCGATGCAGCTTTGACTTGGAAAGGCCTTCGTACTTTCTCTGCGCAGATGTTGGCCAG GATCTGTATGAAGAGGTGAACATAGTCACTAAAGGTGGAAACTATGGATGGCGTGTCTACGAGGGCCCGATCCTGTATCATCCCCCACAAAACCCCGGCGGTAATACATCTGCTAGCTCCATCAAGCCTATCTTCCCTGTGATGGGATATAATCACTCCCAGCTCCAGAATCCCCAAGGTTCTGCATCGATCACCGGAGGCTACTTTTATCGGTCCATGGTAGATCCGTGCTTGTATGGAAG ATACATGTATGCGGATCTGTACGGCAGTGGCGGCATCTGGGTGGGCACAGAGAATCCTGAGAACAGCGGCAACTTCACCAGCGCTCAAGTCCCTTACGGTTGCGCAAAGGACTCTCCCATACAGTGCGGTGCTGAGGATGAGTCGTTGCCTGCTCTAGGCGCGATATTCTCTTTCGGCCAGGACAATAGTAAGGACACTTTCGTATTGACAAGCAGCGGATTGTATAGAATCGTGAGTCCTAGTCGGTGCAACTTTGCTTGCTCCAAAGAAACGGTGACCCCTCGTAGTCCTCCAGCGTccaaccctcctcctcctcctccgtccaCTTCAATGGCGATGCCATGGAGGCACCGAGGGCCAGGGTTCTCACTTCTCAGTCCCGTCATTTCTTACATATTCTTGTTCGGTATGTGCTGCAATTTGTAA
- the LOC115741173 gene encoding uncharacterized protein LOC115741173 isoform X1 produces MEFFNKAKAVRLRSFHGKYLVADDDEETVHQSKNGSSRSAHWAVEYVAGNSHVVRLRGCHGKYLAATEEPYLFSISGKKVVQSIPQSKNDKSIEWEPRKDGTSVKLRAKGGMFLRANGSMPPWRNSVTHDIPHRAATQDWVLWGVDMVDLVVDHHAADSAHGHLSTHSSCVSSSSEDEHLDPGSGSATGMGMDMVVSRKPSHISKGGMEFFTKAKSVRLLGHHDKYLLADDDGESVCQDRCGSVRQAKWTVEVVEGAGVVRLKSCYGKYLTASNVPFLLGMTGKKVLQTLPTRRLDSSLEWEPLRDGVQVRLKTRYGNFLRANGGLPPWRNSITHDIPHRTSTQDWILWDVDVLEIREQPTTSLPEAKLDHDSKSLLPELDSPSSIELRSPKSSELECSDSFSGSAKAEGRMIYYKVADEDGNTEDENEELSFTFMGGRLEELVQKLEEETGHEDIMVCSQWNKKLYPLRLQLPPNNAAMHVVVVPSSSKAARDIEVPGSLSSR; encoded by the exons ATGGAGTTCTTCAACAAGGCCAAGGCAGTACGGCTCCGGAGCTTCCACGGCAAGTACCTGGTCGCTGACGATGACGAGGAGACGGTCCACCAGAGCAAGAACGGGTCCTCCCGCAGCGCCCACTGGGCGGTCGAGTACGTCGCCGGGAACAGCCACGTCGTCCGCCTCCGGGGCTGCCACGGCAAGTACCTCGCCGCCACGGAGGAGCCTTACCTCTTCAGCATTTCAG GCAAAAAAGTGGTGCAATCGATTCCCCAATCCAAGAACGACAAGTCCATCGAGTGGGAGCCGCGGAAGGACGGGACGTCCGTGAAGCTGAGGGCGAAAGGCGGGATGTTCCTGCGCGCGAACGGGAGCATGCCGCCGTGGCGGAATTCGGTCACGCACGACATCCCCCACCGGGCGGCCACGCAGGACTGGGTGCTGTGGGGCGTCGACATGGTCGACCTCGTGGTGGACCACCATGCGGCCGACTCTGCCCACGGCCATCTGTCGACTCATTCGAGCTGCGTGTCGTCGTCCTCAGAGGACGAGCACCTGGACCCGGGCTCGGGGAGCGCCACGGGCATGGGCATGGACATGGTGGTCTCGAGGAAGCCGTCGCACATCTCTAAG GGCGGCATGGAATTCTTCACCAAGGCGAAATCCGTCCGCCTCCTCGGCCACCACGACAAGTACTTGCTGGCGGATGACGACGGGGAATCCGTGTGCCAGGACCGCTGCGGCTCCGTCAGGCAGGCCAAGTGGACCGTGGAGGTCGTGGAAGGCGCCGGCGTTGTGCGCCTGAAGAGCTGCTACGGCAAGTACCTGACGGCGTCCAACGTGCCGTTCCTCTTGGGGATGACGGGGAAGAAGGTCCTGCAGACTCTTCCAACCCGGAGATTGGATTCGTCCCTGGAATGGGAACCCCTCAGGGACGGGGTCCAGGTCCGGCTCAAGACACGATACGGCAATTTCCTGCGCGCGAATGGGGGGTTGCCGCCCTGGAGGAACTCGATCACGCACGACATTCCACACCGGACCTCAACCCAGGATTGGATTCTGTGGGACGTCGATGTTTTGGAGATCAGGGAACAGCCGACTACTTCGTTGCCGGAGGCAAAATTGGATCATGATTCAAAATCATTGCTCCCAGAACTGGACTCTCCTTCCTCGATCGAGCTCCGCTCGCCGAAATCATCGGAATTAGAG TGTAGCGATTCGTTCAGTGGTTCGGCGAAAGCTGAAGGGAGGATGATCTACTACAAAGTTGCCGATGAAGACGGAAACACCGAGGATGAGAATGAAGAGCTTTCGTTCACGTTCATGGGTGGTAGATTGGAGGAGCTGGTGCAGAAATTAGAGGAAGAGACCGGGCACGAGGATATCATGGTCTGCTCTCAGTGGAACAAGAAGCTATATCCCCTCCGGCTACAGCTTCCTCCCAATAATGCAGCAATGCACGTCGTGGTGGTTCCATCGTCATCAAAAG CGGCGAGAGATATCGAAGTCCCAGGGAGTCTCAGTTCGAGGTAA
- the LOC115741173 gene encoding uncharacterized protein LOC115741173 isoform X2 → MEFFTKAKSVRLLGHHDKYLLADDDGESVCQDRCGSVRQAKWTVEVVEGAGVVRLKSCYGKYLTASNVPFLLGMTGKKVLQTLPTRRLDSSLEWEPLRDGVQVRLKTRYGNFLRANGGLPPWRNSITHDIPHRTSTQDWILWDVDVLEIREQPTTSLPEAKLDHDSKSLLPELDSPSSIELRSPKSSELECSDSFSGSAKAEGRMIYYKVADEDGNTEDENEELSFTFMGGRLEELVQKLEEETGHEDIMVCSQWNKKLYPLRLQLPPNNAAMHVVVVPSSSKAARDIEVPGSLSSR, encoded by the exons ATGGAATTCTTCACCAAGGCGAAATCCGTCCGCCTCCTCGGCCACCACGACAAGTACTTGCTGGCGGATGACGACGGGGAATCCGTGTGCCAGGACCGCTGCGGCTCCGTCAGGCAGGCCAAGTGGACCGTGGAGGTCGTGGAAGGCGCCGGCGTTGTGCGCCTGAAGAGCTGCTACGGCAAGTACCTGACGGCGTCCAACGTGCCGTTCCTCTTGGGGATGACGGGGAAGAAGGTCCTGCAGACTCTTCCAACCCGGAGATTGGATTCGTCCCTGGAATGGGAACCCCTCAGGGACGGGGTCCAGGTCCGGCTCAAGACACGATACGGCAATTTCCTGCGCGCGAATGGGGGGTTGCCGCCCTGGAGGAACTCGATCACGCACGACATTCCACACCGGACCTCAACCCAGGATTGGATTCTGTGGGACGTCGATGTTTTGGAGATCAGGGAACAGCCGACTACTTCGTTGCCGGAGGCAAAATTGGATCATGATTCAAAATCATTGCTCCCAGAACTGGACTCTCCTTCCTCGATCGAGCTCCGCTCGCCGAAATCATCGGAATTAGAG TGTAGCGATTCGTTCAGTGGTTCGGCGAAAGCTGAAGGGAGGATGATCTACTACAAAGTTGCCGATGAAGACGGAAACACCGAGGATGAGAATGAAGAGCTTTCGTTCACGTTCATGGGTGGTAGATTGGAGGAGCTGGTGCAGAAATTAGAGGAAGAGACCGGGCACGAGGATATCATGGTCTGCTCTCAGTGGAACAAGAAGCTATATCCCCTCCGGCTACAGCTTCCTCCCAATAATGCAGCAATGCACGTCGTGGTGGTTCCATCGTCATCAAAAG CGGCGAGAGATATCGAAGTCCCAGGGAGTCTCAGTTCGAGGTAA